A window from Candidatus Aegiribacteria sp. encodes these proteins:
- a CDS encoding EamA family transporter produces the protein MMNILSGKPILCSLLAAFLWGVWAVGAKFSADRIGFFNSSLFYVLFSFVTVLTVYSISGIHMPKLTSSATLTAMATGIAGGLALICFQAAIKSGSVSTVVPLTGLYPVIPAVYGIALLGEDITPVKIIGILLAILAAILLSL, from the coding sequence ATGATGAACATTCTGTCCGGCAAACCGATTCTCTGCAGTCTGCTTGCAGCTTTTCTCTGGGGGGTATGGGCAGTAGGCGCTAAATTCTCAGCTGACAGAATCGGCTTTTTCAATTCATCACTGTTTTACGTTCTCTTCTCATTCGTGACCGTACTTACAGTCTATTCCATCTCGGGTATTCATATGCCTAAACTAACAAGTTCAGCAACATTGACAGCTATGGCTACCGGTATTGCCGGTGGACTTGCGCTTATCTGTTTTCAGGCAGCCATCAAAAGTGGCTCTGTAAGCACAGTAGTACCACTTACCGGCCTGTACCCTGTTATACCGGCCGTGTACGGCATCGCTTTATTGGGCGAAGATATAACTCCTGTTAAGATCATCGGAATCCTGCTGGCCATACTAGCGGCTATTCTATTGTCTCTGTAG